In the Carettochelys insculpta isolate YL-2023 chromosome 6, ASM3395843v1, whole genome shotgun sequence genome, GGGTATTGACCCTTTCTCTCCTGCACGCCTCCAGGTGTTGAAGCTGCTGCTAGTGGCCTGGGACCGGCGCCTGATCTTTGCCATCGGTACCTCCAGCACCACCGGCGAGTCGGACACGGTGATCTGGAACGAAATCCACCACAAGACGGAGTTCGGCTCCAACCTCACGGGCCACGGCTACCCCGACGCCAACTACCTGGACAATGTGCTGGCTGAGCTGGCGGCCCAAGGCATCACCGAGGAGAGCGTGGCCCAGGAGAAGGACTGAGCGCCGAGGGCGTGGGGAGGAGACGGCCTTCCACTGTGGCAGGAGGAGCTCTGCCATAGGGCGGCGCCCCACGCTCGCCGCCTCCCTTCTGCCCCGAtgcctgcaccctcccccaccttctcccaTTGCGGTGCAGCTTTTTGGCACCAGTGGCACCCCTGGGACGCGTGGCGTGGTGCAGGAGGCCCCTGGTGCCTCGCCATCGGGCGTATCCGTGGGGCTGCCCCCTCACCCACGGTTGCATTCATCTCGTTGCACTTGGCTGGGACGGTCGGGGTGGGGGTCGAACCGCTAAACCCTGTGAAGCTGAACGGCCTTGTGGGAGCTGCTGCCGAGGCCCATGGAAATGCCAAGGATTCAAACCAGTCCCAGTTGTCTCGCCCGGGTAGGAGGCTGGTTGTGTGTCGTCATGTCGCTGCTGCTTTCATGTTGTGGGCTCGGTGTGAATTAGAAATGTGTCGTTTGCAGGTCTGggaccccttcctcccctcccaccttgtcccatcTCCATGTCTGGTCAGAGCCGAGCCTACCGTCTGCCCCGACCTGAGCCCGGGGGGAATGGATGTCCCAGCTGCTGGATGCATTGCAGACGGGGCCAGGCTGCCACCAGTCTGGAGCAGAACAAGTTCCTTAATGATTCAGCCCGACCCGTATCTGAACATGGCGAGTGCAGCGGCTGGGGATCCCTGCTCCCTTCTGTACAGGCTCAGACCCAAGTCTGTGTCACTTGTGGTCCTTCGGCCACACCTGGATGCGCTGATCTCCTTGTACCTGTGAAGGAACCGGGCCCCAGTACAGGCTGTGTCTGGTCCGACCCCATGCAGGGGAGGTGTGTTAGGCTGCAAGGGAAAGCCAGGTCCCATTTCACCCTCTCCCCCAAAATAGGTTCTTGGAACTGTTTGTACAGGGCAGTCCCCCCAGCGTGGATCTAAATTTATATACCTCCTgtttgagcagggggtggggttgttGTAGATCCGTACGTGTATCTGTCTCCTCGCATTGGGAGGTGACGCCGGCGCTCGGACCCTTAAAAGGAAGCGGTACTGAAGTTAGAGCTGGAGGACACGTTGGCTGGAGTTTGCCCTCCCCGGGGGCCAGGCGAGCCAGGCAGCCAGTTTGAAAAGGAGGAGCCCAGTCAGGGTTGGCCGTGTTTCAAAATGACTgccgcacacacacacgcacacacacatgcaacgCGGTgggcacaaacacacacccatCAGGCAACCCTGTGTTGTGCCCAGGGGCCCGTGTTCCTCTTTCCTCCCCTACCAAGGTCCGGCGGCAACAGGAGGGCCTTGGCAACATGGTGGCCCAGTAAAATCTTATCTCCGTGAGCCAGCTCAGCCCCTGTGGTCCTGCCACCTCGTGGCCTCTTTGCAGCGAGGGAGGTGGGTCCCATGGGCTATGCGCCAGCTCCCGCCCTGGTTGGGAGACGGGGAAGGGGTGTGAGGTGGCTCCCTGCTGGATCCTGGCCCCTCTCCTGGCTTGAGGCTCAGGTTTGTAGATCCTTGGGCTTTCCTGGTCCTCGCAGGCTTTGTGAAGTCCCTGTGgcgggaggcagaggaggggaaggcAGGCGATGGGCCCAGGTGGCGGCAGGTGCGGTGAGAATGCAGGGGTAGGAGTTACAATTGGCTGCGGGTGGGGATTGCCGGAGCGGTGGCCGGTGCAATCGgcagaggagaatgaggaaagaCCCAGAGACTTGGCAAGGCCTGCCCGGGCTGCCCCAGAGCGTTCGCAGTGGCCCCCTCGCAGCCCTGTGTGAGGAGCCATTCCAATCCCAGACAGCCTGGAAACCCCCTTCATTGCTACAGCAACCCCTCCCTCCGCCAGCAGCTGAGATTGTCCTCCCCTTTCATCCCCCTGGGGTGCAAGTGCCTCGTGCTCCCCTCCTTTGAGTTCCCCAAGCTTATtccaagggtgggggaggagttatCTTCCCTCCACCTTAGAACAGGGGGAAACTTTTAACCACACCATTTTCCAGTGCAAAATGCAGCAGCGGAAACATTTTCTGTCCACTGTGCTGGCTGGTTTCAGGCAACAGAAAAAAGAGGAAATGTTTCCTTTTCCCCCAGTGAAACAACGGCTTTTTTGCTTCCTAAtcactttgcaattttttttttatgttcaaaACTTGATTTGCCAAATTCTTggctttctaatttttttcccaacCTCAAGCAACCTGAAACCCACGTTTAATCACACGCATCTGTCTGTGGAGATACAccactcatagagctggaagggatctcattCGATCCACTCCCTGGGTCTcttagcaggactaagcaccattttttttttcccttccccatgatccctaaatggccccctcaaggactggtcTCGTAACTCTGGGATTAGTAGGGGAATActcaaccactgagctgtcccttccCCTGCTGTTGAGTTCCCGCACTCTGAAAGAATCCGTGTTCCCCGCACTCCCATCTCTTACATCCCGAGTTCATCTCCAGTCCATTATTCCATCTCCTCTTGGTGTATGTCAGTGTCCAGTCTATTCTTCCAGGTCCATATTCCTCCTCCAAGCCGGTAGGGGCCTGTCTACACCGCCGAGTTCTGTTGCCGAAAAGTTTGATTGGGAAAAACATCTGGTTCCGGTGACAAAaccaaccctccacccccacaaccaCCTGTCCTGTTTTTCCTCCCTGTATTGTCAACCAGCCGGTGTAGACTCTGTCTGTGGCTcccccagtatcccacaatgcctgtcctGATGGCTGGCTCcaggcctgcacccctcccctttcaaagctggGGAAGTACCTGCCTGCTGACTTTGGGGAACACAAGAATGCTTGGGCTGCTCCGGTTCTGCCCTGCCCTAGGAAcgcagcagcaggcagacaggAGACGGGCTGCCGCGCCACTTTGAGGTGCCTCAGCATGGAGATTCCCCATGCAGCTCCTAGCAGCTGAGATGGTTGGGAGGGAGCTCTAGGGGAAGCCTGAGATGCGCAGGgagcagctctgctcctgcctcgCTGCCTGATGGGATACGCACCCACCATGCATTGCTCACACCATCAATGGTgctgccagtgtggacatgcttcCTTATCAGGAAGTCACCCTCCGGCGAGTTTTGGTGGCTTTCAGGTGTCAGCCTAAGTTTTGTCATCACAGCTCAGGCGTGTGGCTCCTAGGGAAATCTCTTGCCACATGCGCTCTAGAATCACTGTCCCACTCACGCCGTTTGACCACCGCTGTGCCAGCACTGAGCAGCCTCCAGTCCAACGTGGCTTCCAGGCTAGAGGCAGAGGGTTGGAAGGGGTCCCCTATGGGCCCCCTGACTGTTCCTctcagggaggggcaggataCTAATCCCTGTCTTTTCCCTGCCCCTCCAAGTTGCTTTAGTCTTAATTCCTAAGGAGTTGACACTTTCTCTGGAAGGACCCCAGTGGGGTGCGGCGGCCAGACCGTGGGAAGGGCGGACCCTGTCCTTGTGTGTCCTCGTGGGGTGCGGGGTGTGGCggcagcccagggaggggcagTCTTGCTGTTTATCGTGTTCTGTTTGTGAACGGTGCGCTGTGCCTGTCTCTGGTGTGTTGCCACTGTccgcctgggggggggggttgtatgTGCCAGTTTAATAAATGGAGCGCTctcctgccaggctggaggggcatTTGCTATCTGCGTCTCCCGGGCCTGTCCGTGTGTCTTTTGTTAGCTGTTTGTGGGAGCACTGGCGCCTCTTCTTCCCCGGGAGGGTAACCCAGGGCTGAGGGGGAGTTATGGAGTCTGGTTCCACCCCGGAGCTAGCTAAGCTCCAGAGACGCTCGCTCGGCCGCAGAAGTAAGCGATTCCCTCGTCCGCCTGGTGTGGCTGATCATCAACAACGCTGCTAACCAGCCGTGCGTACCCGTGAGTTGAGTTGAAACTGTGCTGTGTGTTGGTCTGTCCGAACGGGCCCTCCCGTCCTCCCCTTTCCCAGGTCGTGATCCCTCATGAAATGGGTGATGAATTCCCTCTACCTCAAGGAATCCGTCGTGCCTCCCCGCCCCATCTGCCTCCAAGCCCATTTTGTGCATCCTCCTGGCTATTTACGTGCAGGGCCCAGCAAATACTagcataggttgaacctctctcatccagcacccttgggacctgaccagtgccggacaatATCATTTGCCAGCTTACGGGAgataatattgtctagcacattaccaacgcttactgggctgttagaagacatttcagggtaaattacatGAAatgattacagctaaataataaataagggtcctgccttgggcagggggctggacttgatggctctttaggtctcttccagctctattctatgtttctatgattctgtgaaataacagcctagaacactgagagccaggcctggtggctggcaacaaattttatgggattgCAGGAAACTTGGGCACGCCGGCGATACAcggttgtctggctaactcaaatcGTCCCACATTACGGaggttgctggacgagagaggttcaacctgtagagagCATCCAACCCTGGGGCTGTTGCCCTAGAGAAAAGCAGGTTCCCTCTATGCAAAATCCTTTTGACCTAGGAATCTGTCCACTCGCCCTTCCCAACACATGCTGCATTTCATAGACTACAACAACCGTATACAgggatatcttttttttaatttttttttttaatgcatcgCTGCCTGTGCCATTAACTGCTGGCTGAAATAAAAGAGAGAAGCAGCATCTTTCTCTGTTCTATTCTGGTAACCCGCCGGAGTTCACAgggagaaggtggtggtgggCTCAGAATACCAGGTCACTTTTCCATATCCCAGTCCTGGGAGGCTGTGCCTCCTTTGTGGGGTATAAACCAGCCATAAGCACCCGGACGAGGgtaatgtgagagagagagagagtgtgtattTTTGAGAGAATACAGCCTACCAGCAGTTCTGGTCTTGTTTTTCTGGATGACCCCAGGAGCTCGAGGGGGGGATGGACAGAACCGCTCACTCTTGTTTTAGGTTTGTTGCACAAGTGAAGATGATCAGCAGCGGATGTGGTACAAGCCAGCAAGGAGCTATTTAAGGAGCTGGCAGGGCCCCACAGTGCAGTAGGCCAGGGCCTGGCAGAAAAGTTATGTTCCTCTTGCCCCCGCTCCTTGGCTTTTGTGGGGGGTTTGTGCTGCCCGCCAGGGTTTTAATGAGGCTGTCTGTCTGCTGCCACCTGCTTTCAGCTTCTCCCCTCCTCTTGGCTGCTGCTGTAGTCCACACAGATGGTGTGGCGGCCAGCTCcatgcagaggaggctgctgcgGCTTGTAGCATGTGAGGCAAGGGGAGGCGAGggcgccctctaattttttccatccatgggtggaataaattttgttacatgcacaaaGGCCTGttccaatgtgcaccacccatagaaacgctgctggctggggggcgctctgctaatcagctgggcaatacCTGtatgtctcctgggcagccgcccccagtgctcagcttccagagagGCTGGTGTTCCCCCGGGTGGAAAGGTGACCCTAAAGACTGGCCGGATGCTGCACCCACTGTGGGCACAGGTGAAGTGAGGGGTGTGAAGCAGCGTGTGCCGGGGATTAGAGAAAGGGGCTGCACCCAAGGGGTAGGGAGGGAAGCTTGGGAACACAGACTGGGTGTATATACCCAGCCCttggtgcagggtccctggccttGCTGCACACAAGGGGGGTGTTgttgtggctgctggctgagatgGCGCTGAGCTGGCTGGTCCCACTCTGGAGATCCCGGACAGCCCTGGGACAGACACCTGTGTAGGCCGAATCCCGGCCCAGCCGGCGATGGCCGTAGAGAGAGGCCCTGCgtggttcccctctcccctcaccgCCTGGGCGCTGGGAAGGGGCTCGTGATTGGAGTCCCCAGTGACACCCCAAgggagctggctgccaggctgatCTCCTGGGGGTGAGCTGGCAGAAGGGGATTcctgggcaggaaggggcagagcggCTCTAAGCGGGTCccggttttgggggggggggtgtttagTGAGATCCCAGCACTGTGGCGCACCTGGGTCCCACCCTCCTCTCCTTgcgctgtctgggagccctgacCCGCCCCCCTCTCCACTGGTGACTCCTTCCCTGCCACCCCGCTGAGTtaatcccacccccacacaggggcctggggggaggtCAGGGACTtggcccctctgcagccaatcaccagggtcagagcacagccaggccctggctccctcCACCTCAGCATCTCCCTGAGGTGGAATGGAGGGttacccccctccaccccacgtgcctgcagtggggctccagggggcagagcggggtgcaGCAGCTCGAGCTCATAACGCAATGGGGGGGTGCGAGGCAGCTGGTGTCTGGCCAGcaggggggaggggcttgggggggtcccatgcgggggggaggggagcgggcagggctgcgggggggggggaggtgtctgtggcggggggggcggggcttgggtgATCCCAtgcaggggggagggcagtgggcagggctgcagggggggtgtctctggccagcgggggtgggggtggggttggggggggtcccatgcaagggggaggggatcgggcagggctgcgggggggggtgtctctggccagcagggaggaggggcttggggggTTCCCATGCacaggggagggcagtgggcagggctgcaggtgggtgtcTCTGGccagcggggggggaggggttggggggacccatgcggggggggagggaatcaggcagggctgcagtagggggttggggggggtagCTCACAGATCTGTGCAGCAGGAAGCTGGTTGAGGTGCCCGGGTGCaaggggctttccccagccgtgggaggtgggtgggagggggcttatTCTGTCTGGCTCTCTGGGTCTGCTGGGCTTCTCTcccccagctcagcagcagcGCCGTACGGGGCTGTCTCCGGGaccaggctctgcccctcccccaccctgcggTACCCCCTGGCCTTGTACCGCCGCGAGCCATAGATGGCCGCGGCGATGAGGAGGGCCAGGCCGGTGGTGATGCCCGCGGTGACGCCGGCCGTCTCCTTGCCTGACAGGCCTCCTCCCACCAGCCCGGCGGCCCGGCGTGTCTCTGCCGGCTCCCCGAGCCGCCACAGCTGGGTCTGGGCATCCTTGACCCAGGAGCGTGCTCCATCAGCGCTGGTCACCAGGATGGTGTCGGTGGCCGccgagggcagggcaggggggcgggtGTAGGGAGGGAGCCGGGCCTGAGGCAGGGCCCCACCTGAGAAGATCCCggactggacgcaatattccaccTGGCAGCTGTCGCTGATCAGAGCCAGGTGCTGGCTGAATCCCACGGGGCAGCGCTTTGGGTAGGGGTCATCCAGGGTGCCCCGGTGGCCCCCCACCAGGGGGTTCCCAGACTGGCAGCTGAAGAGCCCCCCAAAGGGCACAGAGTACCTCAGCCCCACCTCGTAGTCCCGGCTGacgcagagctgcagctggtcgAACAGCCTCAGCTGGAAGAATCCGGAGGGGCAAGACTGGGCGTTGGTCATGGGGTTGATGCTCCGAGAGCTGAAAAGGCCCCCGAAGAGATACCCCGAGTTCTCCGGGACCTGGCCTCCCGCCGTGCACCAGTAGGCACTGAATTGGACCCTGGACAGCCAGAACACGTCCTTACACACCCTGCGGCAGAAGATCCCCAGCACGCAGTCGTGACGGCATTCCAGGTGGCTGTAGCCTTCCTCGCGCTCCTGGGTGCTCAGCCGCACCGGGATGTAGCcggcagggcaggagaaggcctTGGTGAGCGGgttcctctgctccagcccctggcagagGATAGGCGCATCCGGCCCCATCAGGGGGGTGCACTCCTGATAGGCCCCCCCGAAGGTGAAGTTGGTCTCGGCCCCTTTGCAGGAGCCATCGTCGGTGTTGGCGTGGAAGTTGAAGTTGGGCGAGGCGGCGTCGGTGCAGCCGGGGTAGGTGTTGAAGGCGTAGTAGCGGCGGGCGGCCAGCTCCACCCGCCTAGCAAGCTTCTTCACCGTGGGGCTGGGTAGCTCCGACAGGCTGCTGGGGGTGATGAAGAAATGCAGCGGCAAGCCGGAGCGGTCAATCGCCACCAGCTGGTTGGTGGTGCCCTCTTGCCAGGCCTTGAGGGTGATCCCTGGGTAAAAGGACACGCCACCGATGCTCTCCACCCTGGAGTTGGTGCGGTTGTCCAGGTACTGCCTGGTGAAGGTGTTCTGAGTGCTCAGGGACCCACTGATGGTGGAGTCGATGATGGCGTGGAAGGTGACCCCGGCCGAGGCGGTGATGGCGCTCCGTGTGGACACGTTGTCCTGAACAAAGGTGGATTTGATGTGATCCTCTTGCACCAGGCTGGCCCCAGCGTCTACCGAGGTAATGACGTGGGTGCCGTAGTTCAGCACCAGCATCTCCGCCATGTAGTCGGCCATCCGGCTCTGGTTGTTCTCCAGGTGCCCAGCAATGGccaccagctgctggcggaagcccttggccagggctgctgcagggtcaAACTTGGCCGTGTAAACCAGGTTCCGGACCTGGACCCGGGTGGTCACAGCCTTGTCCTTCACCTGGTGGGTTTTCACCTTGTGGAAGTCGCTGGAGAACTTGCCGTTGAGAGAGGAGTAGAGGGAGACCTCGCCGTTGACCGAGGCAGCGGTGGCGCTCTGGTAGTCCATCCAAGACTCTATGATCTCCGAGTTCATCTCTAGGTTGCTCTGCTTGCGGGGGATGGTGAAGATCTCGTCTGGGATGATGTAGGACCCGTCCTCTGTGGTTTTGCACTGGGTGTAGCCTAGGCCGATCACGCGCCCCATATCCAGGTTCCGGAGGTTGTCCCAGCCCCCGCCAGGCAGCACCTCCAGCGCCGGGAGCTTCAGGGCTTTCTTACACTCCTGAAACCTCGCAGGCGCTGGTGGTCCTGGAGGTTTCTCTGCGCCCATCACCCAGAccaccaggccccaggacaagAGAGCTCCCAGCAGCTTGCTCATGGCTGGGGAGAAGCAGCTGTGAGCAAAGAGACGGGAGCTGTGTGTATGTGCTGGTGGCGTCGCAGCTCCGAACCCAGCTGTCTGAGAGTTCCCCTTTTCTGTGCTCCAGTTGATGTGTAGGAAGAGGGAAGTGATAGTGAATCCCAGGGTGACCCAGATGGTGCGGGTGGGGCTGGGCAATgtcccctctcattttttcccacccgtgtgcaggataaattttatgtgcagtgaaacctgtgcaggtgtgcaccacccCTACAGAAACATGTCGGCTGTGGGCGCGTCCCCCAGGGCCAAGATGCAGCCGCCTCTGGGGAAGGTTTGCTCATTGGCTGGGCGGTgcctgaatcgctcctgggcagccacccaagggctcagctgacagggaacacaggTGGACAGCCAGCGATACAGCAAAGCCCATTCCGGTGGCCCAAGCATGCCTGGGCGGAACAGCCCCACCAGCCCGACACCAGGGACGCCCAGTTGCTGAGGCCCTCGCAAGCCAGACTCTACGGCTGTGAGTGTCGCTTGTTTTATGTACTCATAAGCCCCAGGCTTGGAGGTTGTGGGGGGGGTTTCATAAACGCTGTATAGAGCAACCCTTTCTCCCAGGAAGCCCTCCCCAGTGCCAGGGTCCCTGGGAGAATGTCCCCTCAGCAATTGAACCCAAtgggagccccccccacccagcaagaTCCGCTGCTTCCCTAGGTCCCTGCGTCAAGAGCatggtgtccctaaacctccacACCCCTGCCTGTCTCCTGACCCTAAAAACTTGCTCACGCAGCCCGGCCGGGGCCACCTGCTGGGGCGTTCTGGGGTTGCCGGGTGTCTCAGGGCAAAGGGACAAGGTCCTTGTCCCACCTCTGCAGTGCTGTACTGGGTGGCATTTCGCTGCCTGCAGGATGTCGATGTGATGGGCACTGGAGCGCGAGGCGAGAGGTGTTTTGGCAGAAGTAATGCAGTGGAGAAGCGCTTTGCCTGGAGGAAGGCACGTGACCAAGCCatgggggtggcagagggggAGAACTAGAGGATCAGAAGTGCTCGGAgggggagtgagggtgggacagaGCCCTCGGGGGGACGTTTGCTCCCACCGCTGTGCCATCACACCAGGCCTAGCCTTGCTCTGCGGGGTGCTGAGCCGGGAGCTGTGCCTTTTGCAGTGCCAGCTGCTCGTGAGTGCAGCGCAGCCAGCGGTCCTctctgctgagctgcagcagctgcttctaTCCCCGTCCCAGCCCCCCGGGCGGGTGCTGCTccatcctgacctgcagcccccctcccctcccagccccgggcgccccacacccagctctgcctttgCCCACAACCCTGATTTGCCATCCGCACTCCCCGCTGTTCCACGCTTAATGGCCTCGGCCCTCTCCACAGCTCCGCCTTCctagcacctcctggccagagtcCAGGCCTAGCCCCGCCATCGCATTCGACTCCTGAGCCCCACGGtatctctgctgctccctgcaggttATGGTCAGCAAGTCGGTGCAGGAATCGGCTGCAAAGTTCATCCAACCCTAGtacaataggactggaagggacctcgaaaggccatcaagtccagctccctgcgctcatggcaggaccaagtactgtctagaccatccctgttagatatttacctaacctgctcttaaatatctccagagatggtgattcc is a window encoding:
- the MPEG1 gene encoding macrophage-expressed gene 1 protein — protein: MSKLLGALLSWGLVVWVMGAEKPPGPPAPARFQECKKALKLPALEVLPGGGWDNLRNLDMGRVIGLGYTQCKTTEDGSYIIPDEIFTIPRKQSNLEMNSEIIESWMDYQSATAASVNGEVSLYSSLNGKFSSDFHKVKTHQVKDKAVTTRVQVRNLVYTAKFDPAAALAKGFRQQLVAIAGHLENNQSRMADYMAEMLVLNYGTHVITSVDAGASLVQEDHIKSTFVQDNVSTRSAITASAGVTFHAIIDSTISGSLSTQNTFTRQYLDNRTNSRVESIGGVSFYPGITLKAWQEGTTNQLVAIDRSGLPLHFFITPSSLSELPSPTVKKLARRVELAARRYYAFNTYPGCTDAASPNFNFHANTDDGSCKGAETNFTFGGAYQECTPLMGPDAPILCQGLEQRNPLTKAFSCPAGYIPVRLSTQEREEGYSHLECRHDCVLGIFCRRVCKDVFWLSRVQFSAYWCTAGGQVPENSGYLFGGLFSSRSINPMTNAQSCPSGFFQLRLFDQLQLCVSRDYEVGLRYSVPFGGLFSCQSGNPLVGGHRGTLDDPYPKRCPVGFSQHLALISDSCQVEYCVQSGIFSGGALPQARLPPYTRPPALPSAATDTILVTSADGARSWVKDAQTQLWRLGEPAETRRAAGLVGGGLSGKETAGVTAGITTGLALLIAAAIYGSRRYKARGYRRVGEGQSLVPETAPYGAAAELGERSPADPESQTE